A region of the Montipora foliosa isolate CH-2021 chromosome 8, ASM3666993v2, whole genome shotgun sequence genome:
aaaagaaaaagcgTTGGAATGCCCGAAATGTTCTTCTCTAAtatgactgtaaataaaagatGATTGAATGTCTGTCTGTGTTTATTGACTGTACAAAGACGCTAATGAAAGTTCCAAAGTGTTAATGAACTTTAACAAAAATATTCATGTTTGTCGAGATAATCAAGCTTAATGAACGTtgcatagacctttttgcagatacggcggccattttgatttctatcgtttcaaatagctattgtttcaaaagacattatggggTGCCCAGGGgacaaatacatattaatttgccccctggcaatcccataatgtcttttgaaacaatagctatttgaaacaatagaaatcaaaatggccgccgtatctgcaaaatgGTCTATGGCGCTCTTGATTTTCCGTTCGTCCTTACTGAGTTCCTTCACGCTAATGACAATGCTTCTTCGCTTgaatgaaggtttctttggggTTATTGAACAACAAAAGGTGTGTTTAGTAAGGACGTATATATATTCAAAACGCTTGGGTATCCGCATTGTTGACAATAGGGCGAATatgttaataaataaattttccgcaactgtttcctcgtttgcgggtgCCTTTACGGATGGACACCATTTAACTTATTAAAGTCTGATTAAAGTACAACGTTATTGTTCAGGCAAAAATACTTTGCCAGACAAGTAGAATGCGCTCTTTCTGTCAAATGTGGCAAATCTTGCAAGCGTTGGAAACAACGGTAGGCCCTATAATGCCCTGTTGAATATTCATGTGTCATGGAGAGCTTAGTTCTGTCTACGATTCTTCAGTGGTTATGTTTACCAGGAGCGTGGCTTCATACAAAAGTTGAAATTCACAATGCAACCCATGTTGGCAATCAGACTTAGTATGACTACACTCTTTTACGTCTAATGTTAGAGCTGAGGCTGAATTTTCTTATAAATTTTTGCGATGTGAGGCTGGAAATGTTCTTAAGTTTAAATCAGACTTTGTTTCACGTGTtgactttgatggtgttgaacTGAATTACTTGGAACGTTATACATAAGAACTGCTCATTATTACCGATAAACTGATATGTGGATCATGCaacaagaaaaccattgttatgttatacaaaatatgcccttaagtTTTCgaattaatttacatttatttactttcATTTTATGCTTTAATTCGTTTAAAATACAATTGAGCAAgataaaaacgttcttaatcgaggaatgttcttaatacgctcttaaaattttggttaatctcagcctcaacgttcttataaaaaaggttctcTATAAAGAACAAGGAGTGTACCCAACTGACGACATTACTGTCTAATGTCTTCATAAGGAGTGGTCCAAATATCACAAGAGTCCTTTTTTTCATGCTCACCAATTTGGTAAGATAGGAAAGGGTACACCATTGATGGTAATtagcttctttttcttttgaaaaagcgAATAGATATCTTAttaacttcttttgttcgtccatcaCCACTTGCACATTGCACCGTTGTGATCTTTGTCTCTAGAAATTGGTTGCTTCAATTCATCGGTAATTAAAAGAAGATTTTGGTCATTTGACTAAGCTTgataggttagggttagggttcggAAATTCCCATGCCTTGTTCAGTTTGTCTAAGGATTGCAGTGAAAACACAAACAATTAAATTAAACTTCTCTGAGGTAATTAATGAGATTGAATTATGCACTCACCTCTTTTCTATGAGCCTTGCTACAACGTTTGCGAGAAGAATTTCTACCAAGAGCTGCTCTCTCACACGACGCAGCTGACGACGAAGCCACACACACAGGGATGATACAAATCTAGTATCTCAAGTAAAACTTGACTGAAGACGAAGATATTGACTTGAATAAAACATGAACCAGGAAGCCGACCACAAGTAAGCTCTGAAGGACATGCTCATCAGATTAGTTGTTATTCATGTCCTTTTCTTCAGAAGATATATTGCAAAATTACCTAAAAATAGGATTCGGTGACCAATGAAATGCAACCAAGCACCTACTTTAATTACAGTCACAAGGACGCGATATTGATGGACCGTAGCATGAATCAGCAGCTGCTTTGTAATGGAAATGAAGAGTTACTGAAGACTCAGCTCTATCGTCTCTAGGGCCAGTGTTCTTTTTATTCCTTTATTGCGAGCGACCAAAAGGAGACGGCAATTCTTATCTCAACATTGCTATTACGCATGCGTGGCATGTTCATACCGAGCTTCTGGCCGGTTTTTTGCACACTCCTGTGTTGTTCCACCAAGCATGAACGGAATTTACAAAATCAGTTTTCGACAGCTTTGTTCGCATTGTGATCACGAGCGTTCGATCACGTGAGGAATTCGGACCTTTGGACCAAAGGAAGGTCACGTTTGATTCTAGCTTGGAAGAAAGCGTTGAGCAAAGCTTTCATGCAAGAATGGAGTTTAATACACAATTAGCCAATGCTGAAAAACACTCACAAAACGCCTCCTATCATATCATGCAGAAGAGGGAAATCACTTAAAGACATACTCGTTAAAGCAAAACTTTGAAGGCACATATTACAGCGTCGCAACCGCAAAAGAGACACGTAGGaaagtcagagcaggtctgtcatgATCTTTTCCCGGAGAAATTTAACAGAAACTTGGGAAAACTGAAAATCTTCTACTAGCGATGATAACAGTTCTTAAACGTACTTCATTTCTATTATTTTAAGTTAGCAAATGCTGCAAAAAACTAATGAGTGAACTTTGCATAAATGAGGAAGAAGCATCCGTAAGGCCTTGTTTTATTCTTGATGCGTTTccatttatactagagacgcataattcgtgtgggacgaacttgggcaaacatttttttctgcgtctgttaaaatcgtctagtataaagacgggcacaagacgcattatgcgtctggatgaaatatccagtttagtgcgtcttcgaagacgcactatgggcctcttcatatgagctcggttgaccgggctggctcggttactgagatgaaattggtgtctgttcatatggtgactttcagcccgctttccgagatgaaaaatttgaaaaagtggttacgcgaccattcaggcgtgaaatctaacgaacaagcctggcgagaatttctcgattttctttgtttaaacaacctcaaatttcttttgactttacgttaactatcaaataagactattccaagcttcattatcgaagaaaagagaactaaaagctcggtaatgtccgttctatcacgaaaatgtatggtattattttcctcccggtaaccgggatgaagtgttcatGTGGCAAAATTTCCAACCCGcttaccgagatctcggtaaccgagccggCCCGCCCTCTCATATTAACACATCACAGGCCCGGCCAGGGGGTTTGGGTATACGGTATCTTGGGCCTTTTTAATTCAGGTATATGgtattttttggtcaaaatttgGGTATAAAGTATTTAGTTTTTCCTGAATTTTAGGTATTCGGTATCTGATACAGAAAATTATAattcatttttcagtttttttatggCTCTAATAGTGCGAGATGCTCGACGCGACGGAGTTACCCGTGTCCAGCAGTGCTATGCGTTTCACGAAGAAGCCTCGTTAAAAGTTCAAGGTATCAAGGGCTCAACTTCCCAGACCCAAGGACCAGACGGAACATTATCTGCTACTACCCTGAACTCCGTGAAGATGATACTGGAAGGCCTCACTAGACTGAAGACAAAGGTCATGGAGCTCAATCCCAACTTCATTAAGCACATAGACGTTGAAAGCCTCTTAACTCTCTTTGTTGAAAACTTCTTTTCCAGTATGAGAGGAGGTAATAAGGACACTCCCATGATGCTCGACTTTTGCTTACGCTTTCCCAGATGTATCAACGAATTACTGAAACGTGTCACAGGTACAAGCTACAGGTACTTTACAAATCCAGTGGCCTCGTACTACCTTCAGCCTACTTTAGGCGATGTTGAAGTAAACTTCTGCGACCTTGCGAGATTACCGAAGCCTTTGTCTGGTTGCTTATCCAAGAAGCAATTGAACGAGCTCCGTCAGTGGACACGGCAGTACGGCAGGAGTGTTAGGCAGAATACCACAAGGAACTTTTCAACAAAAGACAAGCCAGGCACCTTGCCATTGAACCTCTACGAGTCTGCACCCCCGGAGCAACATTCAGTTGACTTTGACGTGCTTCTAAATGAAGACATCCCCGCTCAACAAGATACCAGCACAACA
Encoded here:
- the LOC137968152 gene encoding uncharacterized protein, which gives rise to MALIVRDARRDGVTRVQQCYAFHEEASLKVQGIKGSTSQTQGPDGTLSATTLNSVKMILEGLTRLKTKVMELNPNFIKHIDVESLLTLFVENFFSSMRGGNKDTPMMLDFCLRFPRCINELLKRVTGTSYRYFTNPVASYYLQPTLGDVEVNFCDLARLPKPLSGCLSKKQLNELRQWTRQYGRSVRQNTTRNFSTKDKPGTLPLNLYESAPPEQHSVDFDVLLNEDIPAQQDTSTTHNIVITQSTYVVVSRMYKPRSAPNSPLYITKLLEDVVDDYDSAGYVRTLCHTQDVVDPLLFTTSGEEHVIPKEAIKGVVSNITVVDNETIEIDEGEYYLLLALLNGSTDTTSANEADKEPVAENFEEQGDEDSTTTDAGRPQRKRKRAVNNEFLFY